Proteins from a genomic interval of Trifolium pratense cultivar HEN17-A07 linkage group LG6, ARS_RC_1.1, whole genome shotgun sequence:
- the LOC123891324 gene encoding RNA-directed DNA methylation 4-like encodes MAETSSSPAAPPKPVVVRVKRKPSQSPLDALWLEINDRPLKRSLLDFGNLSLSHSSQNVEFHNKKVLVQHVETISSSEVTLDIVQSFVEPGSTSASEPKSKVEERKNFFKKVNKQDQLLSKAKQEKESSAKDARFEQIWKSRKENKGTTDVNALREICQFYDIVRVDSEEKTKEVQQEDISLEDQKLLSSYLPLLREVMPNAAAEIEADISSHPKQEDYVYDLYTVTNEMIVEEDSSYSYPVIQVEDEDFYDGPDEDPDYDTDDSNAEGNIKNDYPDEISDEDEDSESESEESKDGKSSNESSNDEEDEDDEHHGFGNGYISDPLYDEDFDHYEGQGADNDEDEHDDLDNEQAWRWSYR; translated from the exons ATGGCGGAAACCTCTTCGTCTCCGGCTGCTCCACCCAAACCTGTTGTCGTTAGGGTCAAACGAAAACCCTCTCAATCTCCTCTCGATGCTCTCT GGTTGGAAATCAATGATAGGCCATTGAAGCGCTCTCTCTTGGATTTTGGAAACCTTTCACTTTCTCATTCTTCTCAAAACG TGGAATTTCATAACAAGAAGGTTTTGGTGCAACATGTGGAGACAATTAGCAGCTCTGAGGTCACTTTAGATATTGTGCAATCATTTGTG GAACCTGGTTCCACAAGTGCTTCTGAACCTAAGTCAAAAGTTGAGGAAAGGAAGAACTtcttcaaaaaagttaat AAGCAAGACCAGCTCTTGTCCAAAGCTAAACAAGAAAAAGAG TCTTCAGCTAAAGATGCTCGTTTTGAGCAAATATGGAAGAGCAGGAAAGAAAACAAGGGGACAACTGATGTAAATGCATTACGAGAAATATGCCAATTCTATGATATTGTTCGTGTTGACTCTGAAGAAAAAACTAAGGAGGTGCAACAGGA AGATATCTCCTTGGAGGATCAAAAACTTTTGTCTAGTTACCTCCCTTTACTAAGAGAGGTTATGCCTAATGCTGCTGCAGAGATTGAAGCTGATATAAGTTCTCATCCCAAACAAG AGGACTATGTTTATGACCTATACACTGTAACGAATGAGATGATTGTTGAAGAAGACTCTTCATATTCTTATCCGGT AATTCAAGTTGAGGATGAAGATTTTTATGATGGACCTGATGAGGATCCAGATTATGATACCGACGACTCTAATG CCGAAGggaatataaaaaatgattatccAGATGAGATTtcggatgaagatgaagattctgaGAGTGAATCAGAAGAAAGCAAGGATGGCAAATCTAGTAATGAATCATCAAATGATGAGGAGGACGAGGATGATGAACATCATGGTTTTGGTAATGGTTATATTTCCGATCCATTGTATGATGAAGATTTTGATCATTATGAAGGTCAAGGTGCCGACAATGACGAGGATGAACATGATGATCTGGATAATGAACAAGCATGGAGGTGGTCTTACCGATGA
- the LOC123892963 gene encoding RNA-directed DNA methylation 4-like isoform X1: MQNLDRKSSSSLAEPPRRFRIDQGPLKRSLLDFTNLSISDDSGFAGLSGNVGLEINERPLKRSLLDFGNLSISDSSQNVGADSEANMTESSLTAPPLKHVFVRVKRKPFQSPLDAFRLEIMERPLKHPLSDFGNLSIANSSQNMEFHDKKVLVQHVKTISDSEDTLDIVRSFLELRSRSASKSKSKVDERKNFFKEVNRQDQLVFKAKQEKESSAIDARFKQIWKTSDENALQKICQFYDIVRVDYEEKIKEEQQEDISLEDQRRLANFIPLLIDVIPKAAAEIEADTSVHSKQEDYVYDLYTVMDELIVEEESPYCYPLVQVDDEHFYDGPDNSDYETDDSNVVDTSVTDYLAMFSEEEDSECKLEESMAKVSEEEVSECESEESMHGSYCDESEGSTPKFSEEEGSESESEEINNDGTCNELSSENTLEEGSESK; the protein is encoded by the exons ATGCAGAACCTCGATCGCAAAAGCTCTTCGTCTCTGGCTGAACCACCCAGAC GGTTTCGAATTGATCAGGGACCATTGAAACGTTCTCTATTGGATTTTACAAATTTATCCATCTCTGATGACAGTG GTTTTGCAGGGCTAAGTGGCAATGTAGGTTTGGAAATTAATGAGAGGCCATTGAAGCGTTCTCTCTTGGATTTTGGAAATTTATCAATCTCGGATTCTTCTCAAAATG TTGGGGCTGACTCAGAAGCAAACATGACCGAGAGCTCTTTGACTGCTCCTCCACTCAAGCATGTGTTCGTCAGGGTCAAACGAAAACCTTTTCAATCTCCACTTGACGCTTTCC GGTTGGAAATCATGGAGAGGCCATTGAAGCATCCTCTCTCAGATTTTGGAAATCTATCAATCGCCAATTCTTCTCAAAACA TGGAATTTCATGACAAGAAGGTTTTGGTGCAACATGTGAAGACAATAAGTGACTCTGAGGACACTTTAGATATTGTGCGATCATTTCTG GAACTTCGTTCCAGAAGTGCTTCCAAATCCAAGTCAAAAGTTGATGAAAGGAAGAATTTCTTCAAAGAAGTCAAT AGGCAAGATCAGCTGGTGTTTAAAGCTAAACAAGAAAAAGAG TCTTCAGCTATAGATGCTCGCTTTAAGCAAATATGGAAGACATCAGATGAAAATGCATTACAGAAAATATGCCAGTTCTATGACATTGTTCGTGTTGACTATGAAGAAAAAATTAAGGAGGAACAACAGGA AGATATATCTTTGGAGGATCAAAGACGTTTGGCTAATTTCATCCCTTTACTAATAGATGTTATTCCAAAGGCTGCTGCAGAGATTGAAGCTGACACAAGTGTTCATTCCAAACAAg AGGACTATGTTTATGATCTCTACACTGTGATGGATGAGTTGATCGTTGAAGAAGAATCTCCATATTGTTATCCACT AGTTCAAGTTGATGATGAACACTTTTATGATGGGCCTGACAATTCGGATTATGAAACTGACGACTCAAATG TCGTAGACACTTCAGTGACTGATTATCTGGCCATGTTTTCGGAAGAAGAAGATTCTGAGTGCAAACTAGAAGAAAGCATGGCCAAGGTTTCGGAAGAAGAAGTTTCTGAGTGTGAATCAGAAGAAAGCATGCATGGCAGTTATTGTGATGAATCAGAAGGAAGCACACCCAAGTTTTCTGAAGAAGAAGGTTCTGAGAGTGAATCAGAAGAAATAAATAATGACGGCACCTGTAATGAATTGTCAAGTGAAAATACATTGGAAGAAGGTTCTGAGAGTAAATGA
- the LOC123892562 gene encoding uncharacterized protein LOC123892562 isoform X2 yields the protein MALASSWNMNMGVLVSTNKTMSFEISCSSRKRDRDRDKERGSNSIHPPYKVVEITPPPKYLGVRCLPPNLQCGESVTIEGQAYTISAVTLRYQLRKGKYEQSEKRLDVLSTGRYLVNLYFENLLEQS from the exons ATGGCACTGGCATCATCATGGAACATGAACATGGGTGTTCTTGTTTCAACCAACAAGACGATGTCGTTTGAGATATCATGCAGTAGTAGAAAGAGAGACAGAGACAGAGACAAAGAACGAGGCAGTAATAGTATCCATCCTCCATATAAAGTTGTTGAGATCACTCCTCCACCCAAATATCTTGGCGTTCGTTGTCTCCCTCCC AACTTGCAGTGTGGAGAGAGTGTCACAATTGAAGGACAAGCTTATACTATTTCAGCTGTAACGCTTCGATATCAGCTTCGTAAAGGGAAATACGAACAAAGCGAGAAGAGACTCGATGTTTTGTCGACAGGAAGATACTTAGTAAATCtgtattttgaaaatttattagAACAATCTTGA
- the LOC123892963 gene encoding RNA-directed DNA methylation 4-like isoform X3, whose protein sequence is MQNLDRKSSSSLAEPPRRFRIDQGPLKRSLLDFTNLSISDDSGFAGLSGNVGLEINERPLKRSLLDFGNLSISDSSQNVGADSEANMTESSLTAPPLKHVFVRVKRKPFQSPLDAFRLEIMERPLKHPLSDFGNLSIANSSQNMEFHDKKVLVQHVKTISDSEDTLDIVRSFLELRSRSASKSKSKVDERKNFFKEVNSSAIDARFKQIWKTSDENALQKICQFYDIVRVDYEEKIKEEQQEDISLEDQRRLANFIPLLIDVIPKAAAEIEADTSVHSKQEDYVYDLYTVMDELIVEEESPYCYPLVQVDDEHFYDGPDNSDYETDDSNVVDTSVTDYLAMFSEEEDSECKLEESMAKVSEEEVSECESEESMHGSYCDESEGSTPKFSEEEGSESESEEINNDGTCNELSSENTLEEGSESK, encoded by the exons ATGCAGAACCTCGATCGCAAAAGCTCTTCGTCTCTGGCTGAACCACCCAGAC GGTTTCGAATTGATCAGGGACCATTGAAACGTTCTCTATTGGATTTTACAAATTTATCCATCTCTGATGACAGTG GTTTTGCAGGGCTAAGTGGCAATGTAGGTTTGGAAATTAATGAGAGGCCATTGAAGCGTTCTCTCTTGGATTTTGGAAATTTATCAATCTCGGATTCTTCTCAAAATG TTGGGGCTGACTCAGAAGCAAACATGACCGAGAGCTCTTTGACTGCTCCTCCACTCAAGCATGTGTTCGTCAGGGTCAAACGAAAACCTTTTCAATCTCCACTTGACGCTTTCC GGTTGGAAATCATGGAGAGGCCATTGAAGCATCCTCTCTCAGATTTTGGAAATCTATCAATCGCCAATTCTTCTCAAAACA TGGAATTTCATGACAAGAAGGTTTTGGTGCAACATGTGAAGACAATAAGTGACTCTGAGGACACTTTAGATATTGTGCGATCATTTCTG GAACTTCGTTCCAGAAGTGCTTCCAAATCCAAGTCAAAAGTTGATGAAAGGAAGAATTTCTTCAAAGAAGTCAAT TCTTCAGCTATAGATGCTCGCTTTAAGCAAATATGGAAGACATCAGATGAAAATGCATTACAGAAAATATGCCAGTTCTATGACATTGTTCGTGTTGACTATGAAGAAAAAATTAAGGAGGAACAACAGGA AGATATATCTTTGGAGGATCAAAGACGTTTGGCTAATTTCATCCCTTTACTAATAGATGTTATTCCAAAGGCTGCTGCAGAGATTGAAGCTGACACAAGTGTTCATTCCAAACAAg AGGACTATGTTTATGATCTCTACACTGTGATGGATGAGTTGATCGTTGAAGAAGAATCTCCATATTGTTATCCACT AGTTCAAGTTGATGATGAACACTTTTATGATGGGCCTGACAATTCGGATTATGAAACTGACGACTCAAATG TCGTAGACACTTCAGTGACTGATTATCTGGCCATGTTTTCGGAAGAAGAAGATTCTGAGTGCAAACTAGAAGAAAGCATGGCCAAGGTTTCGGAAGAAGAAGTTTCTGAGTGTGAATCAGAAGAAAGCATGCATGGCAGTTATTGTGATGAATCAGAAGGAAGCACACCCAAGTTTTCTGAAGAAGAAGGTTCTGAGAGTGAATCAGAAGAAATAAATAATGACGGCACCTGTAATGAATTGTCAAGTGAAAATACATTGGAAGAAGGTTCTGAGAGTAAATGA
- the LOC123892562 gene encoding uncharacterized protein LOC123892562 isoform X1, which yields MALASSWNMNMGVLVSTNKTMSFEISCSSRKRDRDRDKERGSNSIHPPYKVVEITPPPKYLGVRCLPPQNLQCGESVTIEGQAYTISAVTLRYQLRKGKYEQSEKRLDVLSTGRYLVNLYFENLLEQS from the exons ATGGCACTGGCATCATCATGGAACATGAACATGGGTGTTCTTGTTTCAACCAACAAGACGATGTCGTTTGAGATATCATGCAGTAGTAGAAAGAGAGACAGAGACAGAGACAAAGAACGAGGCAGTAATAGTATCCATCCTCCATATAAAGTTGTTGAGATCACTCCTCCACCCAAATATCTTGGCGTTCGTTGTCTCCCTCCC CAGAACTTGCAGTGTGGAGAGAGTGTCACAATTGAAGGACAAGCTTATACTATTTCAGCTGTAACGCTTCGATATCAGCTTCGTAAAGGGAAATACGAACAAAGCGAGAAGAGACTCGATGTTTTGTCGACAGGAAGATACTTAGTAAATCtgtattttgaaaatttattagAACAATCTTGA
- the LOC123892963 gene encoding RNA-directed DNA methylation 4-like isoform X4 yields the protein MQNLDRKSSSSLAEPPRRLSGNVGLEINERPLKRSLLDFGNLSISDSSQNVGADSEANMTESSLTAPPLKHVFVRVKRKPFQSPLDAFRLEIMERPLKHPLSDFGNLSIANSSQNMEFHDKKVLVQHVKTISDSEDTLDIVRSFLELRSRSASKSKSKVDERKNFFKEVNRQDQLVFKAKQEKESSAIDARFKQIWKTSDENALQKICQFYDIVRVDYEEKIKEEQQEDISLEDQRRLANFIPLLIDVIPKAAAEIEADTSVHSKQEDYVYDLYTVMDELIVEEESPYCYPLVQVDDEHFYDGPDNSDYETDDSNVVDTSVTDYLAMFSEEEDSECKLEESMAKVSEEEVSECESEESMHGSYCDESEGSTPKFSEEEGSESESEEINNDGTCNELSSENTLEEGSESK from the exons ATGCAGAACCTCGATCGCAAAAGCTCTTCGTCTCTGGCTGAACCACCCAGAC GGCTAAGTGGCAATGTAGGTTTGGAAATTAATGAGAGGCCATTGAAGCGTTCTCTCTTGGATTTTGGAAATTTATCAATCTCGGATTCTTCTCAAAATG TTGGGGCTGACTCAGAAGCAAACATGACCGAGAGCTCTTTGACTGCTCCTCCACTCAAGCATGTGTTCGTCAGGGTCAAACGAAAACCTTTTCAATCTCCACTTGACGCTTTCC GGTTGGAAATCATGGAGAGGCCATTGAAGCATCCTCTCTCAGATTTTGGAAATCTATCAATCGCCAATTCTTCTCAAAACA TGGAATTTCATGACAAGAAGGTTTTGGTGCAACATGTGAAGACAATAAGTGACTCTGAGGACACTTTAGATATTGTGCGATCATTTCTG GAACTTCGTTCCAGAAGTGCTTCCAAATCCAAGTCAAAAGTTGATGAAAGGAAGAATTTCTTCAAAGAAGTCAAT AGGCAAGATCAGCTGGTGTTTAAAGCTAAACAAGAAAAAGAG TCTTCAGCTATAGATGCTCGCTTTAAGCAAATATGGAAGACATCAGATGAAAATGCATTACAGAAAATATGCCAGTTCTATGACATTGTTCGTGTTGACTATGAAGAAAAAATTAAGGAGGAACAACAGGA AGATATATCTTTGGAGGATCAAAGACGTTTGGCTAATTTCATCCCTTTACTAATAGATGTTATTCCAAAGGCTGCTGCAGAGATTGAAGCTGACACAAGTGTTCATTCCAAACAAg AGGACTATGTTTATGATCTCTACACTGTGATGGATGAGTTGATCGTTGAAGAAGAATCTCCATATTGTTATCCACT AGTTCAAGTTGATGATGAACACTTTTATGATGGGCCTGACAATTCGGATTATGAAACTGACGACTCAAATG TCGTAGACACTTCAGTGACTGATTATCTGGCCATGTTTTCGGAAGAAGAAGATTCTGAGTGCAAACTAGAAGAAAGCATGGCCAAGGTTTCGGAAGAAGAAGTTTCTGAGTGTGAATCAGAAGAAAGCATGCATGGCAGTTATTGTGATGAATCAGAAGGAAGCACACCCAAGTTTTCTGAAGAAGAAGGTTCTGAGAGTGAATCAGAAGAAATAAATAATGACGGCACCTGTAATGAATTGTCAAGTGAAAATACATTGGAAGAAGGTTCTGAGAGTAAATGA
- the LOC123892963 gene encoding RNA-directed DNA methylation 4-like isoform X5 gives MQNLDRKSSSSLAEPPRRFRIDQGPLKRSLLDFTNLSISDDSGFAGLSGNVGLEINERPLKRSLLDFGNLSISDSSQNGLEIMERPLKHPLSDFGNLSIANSSQNMEFHDKKVLVQHVKTISDSEDTLDIVRSFLELRSRSASKSKSKVDERKNFFKEVNRQDQLVFKAKQEKESSAIDARFKQIWKTSDENALQKICQFYDIVRVDYEEKIKEEQQEDISLEDQRRLANFIPLLIDVIPKAAAEIEADTSVHSKQEDYVYDLYTVMDELIVEEESPYCYPLVQVDDEHFYDGPDNSDYETDDSNVVDTSVTDYLAMFSEEEDSECKLEESMAKVSEEEVSECESEESMHGSYCDESEGSTPKFSEEEGSESESEEINNDGTCNELSSENTLEEGSESK, from the exons ATGCAGAACCTCGATCGCAAAAGCTCTTCGTCTCTGGCTGAACCACCCAGAC GGTTTCGAATTGATCAGGGACCATTGAAACGTTCTCTATTGGATTTTACAAATTTATCCATCTCTGATGACAGTG GTTTTGCAGGGCTAAGTGGCAATGTAGGTTTGGAAATTAATGAGAGGCCATTGAAGCGTTCTCTCTTGGATTTTGGAAATTTATCAATCTCGGATTCTTCTCAAAATG GGTTGGAAATCATGGAGAGGCCATTGAAGCATCCTCTCTCAGATTTTGGAAATCTATCAATCGCCAATTCTTCTCAAAACA TGGAATTTCATGACAAGAAGGTTTTGGTGCAACATGTGAAGACAATAAGTGACTCTGAGGACACTTTAGATATTGTGCGATCATTTCTG GAACTTCGTTCCAGAAGTGCTTCCAAATCCAAGTCAAAAGTTGATGAAAGGAAGAATTTCTTCAAAGAAGTCAAT AGGCAAGATCAGCTGGTGTTTAAAGCTAAACAAGAAAAAGAG TCTTCAGCTATAGATGCTCGCTTTAAGCAAATATGGAAGACATCAGATGAAAATGCATTACAGAAAATATGCCAGTTCTATGACATTGTTCGTGTTGACTATGAAGAAAAAATTAAGGAGGAACAACAGGA AGATATATCTTTGGAGGATCAAAGACGTTTGGCTAATTTCATCCCTTTACTAATAGATGTTATTCCAAAGGCTGCTGCAGAGATTGAAGCTGACACAAGTGTTCATTCCAAACAAg AGGACTATGTTTATGATCTCTACACTGTGATGGATGAGTTGATCGTTGAAGAAGAATCTCCATATTGTTATCCACT AGTTCAAGTTGATGATGAACACTTTTATGATGGGCCTGACAATTCGGATTATGAAACTGACGACTCAAATG TCGTAGACACTTCAGTGACTGATTATCTGGCCATGTTTTCGGAAGAAGAAGATTCTGAGTGCAAACTAGAAGAAAGCATGGCCAAGGTTTCGGAAGAAGAAGTTTCTGAGTGTGAATCAGAAGAAAGCATGCATGGCAGTTATTGTGATGAATCAGAAGGAAGCACACCCAAGTTTTCTGAAGAAGAAGGTTCTGAGAGTGAATCAGAAGAAATAAATAATGACGGCACCTGTAATGAATTGTCAAGTGAAAATACATTGGAAGAAGGTTCTGAGAGTAAATGA
- the LOC123892963 gene encoding RNA-directed DNA methylation 4-like isoform X2 codes for MQNLDRKSSSSLAEPPRRFRIDQGPLKRSLLDFTNLSISDDSGLSGNVGLEINERPLKRSLLDFGNLSISDSSQNVGADSEANMTESSLTAPPLKHVFVRVKRKPFQSPLDAFRLEIMERPLKHPLSDFGNLSIANSSQNMEFHDKKVLVQHVKTISDSEDTLDIVRSFLELRSRSASKSKSKVDERKNFFKEVNRQDQLVFKAKQEKESSAIDARFKQIWKTSDENALQKICQFYDIVRVDYEEKIKEEQQEDISLEDQRRLANFIPLLIDVIPKAAAEIEADTSVHSKQEDYVYDLYTVMDELIVEEESPYCYPLVQVDDEHFYDGPDNSDYETDDSNVVDTSVTDYLAMFSEEEDSECKLEESMAKVSEEEVSECESEESMHGSYCDESEGSTPKFSEEEGSESESEEINNDGTCNELSSENTLEEGSESK; via the exons ATGCAGAACCTCGATCGCAAAAGCTCTTCGTCTCTGGCTGAACCACCCAGAC GGTTTCGAATTGATCAGGGACCATTGAAACGTTCTCTATTGGATTTTACAAATTTATCCATCTCTGATGACAGTG GGCTAAGTGGCAATGTAGGTTTGGAAATTAATGAGAGGCCATTGAAGCGTTCTCTCTTGGATTTTGGAAATTTATCAATCTCGGATTCTTCTCAAAATG TTGGGGCTGACTCAGAAGCAAACATGACCGAGAGCTCTTTGACTGCTCCTCCACTCAAGCATGTGTTCGTCAGGGTCAAACGAAAACCTTTTCAATCTCCACTTGACGCTTTCC GGTTGGAAATCATGGAGAGGCCATTGAAGCATCCTCTCTCAGATTTTGGAAATCTATCAATCGCCAATTCTTCTCAAAACA TGGAATTTCATGACAAGAAGGTTTTGGTGCAACATGTGAAGACAATAAGTGACTCTGAGGACACTTTAGATATTGTGCGATCATTTCTG GAACTTCGTTCCAGAAGTGCTTCCAAATCCAAGTCAAAAGTTGATGAAAGGAAGAATTTCTTCAAAGAAGTCAAT AGGCAAGATCAGCTGGTGTTTAAAGCTAAACAAGAAAAAGAG TCTTCAGCTATAGATGCTCGCTTTAAGCAAATATGGAAGACATCAGATGAAAATGCATTACAGAAAATATGCCAGTTCTATGACATTGTTCGTGTTGACTATGAAGAAAAAATTAAGGAGGAACAACAGGA AGATATATCTTTGGAGGATCAAAGACGTTTGGCTAATTTCATCCCTTTACTAATAGATGTTATTCCAAAGGCTGCTGCAGAGATTGAAGCTGACACAAGTGTTCATTCCAAACAAg AGGACTATGTTTATGATCTCTACACTGTGATGGATGAGTTGATCGTTGAAGAAGAATCTCCATATTGTTATCCACT AGTTCAAGTTGATGATGAACACTTTTATGATGGGCCTGACAATTCGGATTATGAAACTGACGACTCAAATG TCGTAGACACTTCAGTGACTGATTATCTGGCCATGTTTTCGGAAGAAGAAGATTCTGAGTGCAAACTAGAAGAAAGCATGGCCAAGGTTTCGGAAGAAGAAGTTTCTGAGTGTGAATCAGAAGAAAGCATGCATGGCAGTTATTGTGATGAATCAGAAGGAAGCACACCCAAGTTTTCTGAAGAAGAAGGTTCTGAGAGTGAATCAGAAGAAATAAATAATGACGGCACCTGTAATGAATTGTCAAGTGAAAATACATTGGAAGAAGGTTCTGAGAGTAAATGA
- the LOC123889029 gene encoding protein kinase PVPK-1-like, protein MDSPVDGVECSPEVYNNSVSGVMDHNPPSTSGVPGSSRPPLMASSRRTQGRMKDSYQEPNDVSRADTFESCLAKNISNIETKLCISDDSTNHNSDEILESDILGSSKGFADQTNSEIMFCSSPQSSFYSAAAYSEAKESFTNTGIKESVSVDKSVESGEVTNSGESRKTSICRGSTGSDVSDESSISSLSSSLYKPHKANDVRWEAIQAIRVRDGGLEMRHFRLLKKLGCGDIGSVYLAELSSTKTCFAMKVMNKTELSSRKKLPRAQTEREILQSLDHPFLPSLYTHFETESFSCLVMEFCPGGDLHALRQRQPGKYFSEHAARFYVAEVLLALEYLHMLGIIYRDLKPENVLVREDGHIMLSDFDLSLRCAVSPTLVKSANSNLETKSSGYCVQPACIEPTCVIQPDCIKPSCFTPRFLQSKSKKKEKKLKPKNDVHNQVTPLPELMAEPTNARSMSFVGTHEYLAPEIIKGEGHGSAVDWWTFGIFLYELLFGRTPFKGSANRATLFNVVGQPLRFPESPSVSFAARDLIRGLLVKEPQHRLAYRRGATEIKQHPFFQNINWALIRCATPPEVPRQAMKAALTPEKKPPGVKPAGNYLDIDFF, encoded by the exons ATGGACTCACCTGTTGATGGAGTTGAGTGTTCACCAGAAGTTTATAATAATTCTGTTTCTGGCGTAATGGATCACAATCCTCCTTCGACATCTGGTGTTCCGGGCTCTTCCCGACCGCCTTTAATGGCATCATCTAGAAGAACTCAAGGAAGGATGAAAGACTCTTATCAGGAACCTAATGATGTGAGCCGTGCCGATACTTTTGAAAGTTGTTTGGCAAAGAATATTTCCAATATCGAAACAAAATTGTGTATTAGTGATGATTCCACTAATCACAACTCCGACGAGATATTAGAATCTGACATATTAGGTTCGTCAAAAGGATTTGCGGATCAGACAAACTCGGAGATTATGTTTTGCTCAAGTCCTCAGAGTAGTTTTTATTCTGCCGCTGCTTATTCAGAAGCCAAAGAAAGTTTCACTAATACCGGAATCAAGGAATCTGTTAGTGTTGATAAGTCGGTTGAAAGCGGGGAGGTTACTAATTCGGGGGAGAGCAGGAAGACGAGTATCTGTAGAGGGAGTACTGGAAGTGACGTTAGCGATGAAAGCAGCATCAGTAGTTTGAGCAGTTCTTTGTATAAACCACATAAAGCGAATGATGTAAGATGGGAAGCAATTCAAGCTATTCGAGTTCGAGATGGTGGATTGGAAATGAGACATTTCAGGTTGTTGAAGAAATTGGGATGTGGAGACATAGGAAGTGTATATCTAGCAGAATTAAGTAGCACAAAGACTTGTTTTGCTATGAAAGTGATGAACAAGACTGAATTGTCGAGTCGTAAGAAGCTTCCGAGGGCTCAGACAGAAAGAGAGATATTGCAGTCTCTAGATCATCCATTTTTACCTTCATTGTACACACACTTTGAGACGGAGTCATTCTCTTGCTTGGTTATGGAGTTTTGTCCTGGTGGGGATCTCCATGCTCTCCGGCAACGACAACCTGGGAAGTATTTTTCAGAACATGCTGCAAG GTTTTATGTGGCAGAAGTTCTCCTTGCTTTGGAGTATTTGCACATGCTCGGAATCATCTACAGAGACCTCAAACCCGAGAACGTGTTGGTGAGAGAAGATGGTCACATAATGCTATCAGATTTCGACCTCTCTCTAAGGTGCGCCGTCAGTCCAACTCTAGTAAAATCAGCAAATTCTAACTTAGAGACAAAAAGCTCAGGATACTGCGTTCAACCCGCTTGCATCGAACCAACTTGTGTTATTCAGCCAGACTGCATCAAACCTTCTTGTTTCACGCCACGTTTTCTACAAAGCAAGtccaagaagaaagaaaagaagttgAAACCTAAGAATGATGTGCACAATCAGGTGACACCTCTGCCCGAGCTTATGGCCGAGCCCACAAATGCCCGATCAATGTCCTTCGTAGGCACGCACGAGTACCTTGCGCCTGAAATCATCAAAGGTGAAGGTCATGGAAGTGCTGTAGACTGGTGGACATTTGGGATATTCTTATACGAGCTTTTGTTCGGTAGAACGCCATTCAAAGGTTCAGCAAATCGGGCAACTTTATTTAATGTAGTTGGGCAGCCCTTAAGATTTCCGGAATCTCCAAGTGTTAGCTTTGCTGCCAGGGATTTGATTAGGGGTTTACTTGTGAAAGAGCCTCAGCATCGTCTTGCCTATAGACGCGGAGCTACAGAGATTAAACAACATCCATTCTTTCAAAATATTAACTGGGCGCTGATCCGTTGCGCCACTCCTCCGGAAGTGCCAAGACAGGCCATGAAAGCAGCCCTCACACCTGAGAAGAAACCGCCTGGAGTGAAGCCTGCTGGTAACTATTTAGATATTGATTTCTTTTGA